Below is a genomic region from Acidimicrobiia bacterium.
TCGCTCGTTTGGGGGGATCGACGGTGCCCCGCACCCGCATCACCCAAGCGCAAACGAGTCAACTCCTCCAAAGCATCCTCGGGCGAAACCAAACCATGGCGGATCATCCAACACGCCACCACGGTGCCGGTGCGACCCAAACCACCCCAACAATGGGCATACACGTTGCCGCCTTGGCGCAAATGCTGATCAACGGCGTCGAGCACCGTCACCATGTGCTCCACCGGCGGGATGCCCATGTCTGGAATCGGCTTGCGGTCAATCAAGGCCTGACCCGACACAAAAGGGTCATACATGTTCAAGTGGCTATCGCCGCCGCCCGGCAGGTCTTCGGTCAAATTTACAAAACAGTTCAGACCGGCACTCAACATTTCACCCACCACCTCCGGGGCGGCATCGCCAGGCTTCCAGTCACCGTCCCCCGGGTAAGCACCGGCTGCAAAACGGCCGTCGACCACCCAATAAGAACGACTGGTGGGGCCCGTTGTTTCGTTGGCCGCTAACTCCCAGTGGGGTTGAGTTACGCCAACCGCCTCATTGGCCAACGCACACAGCCGTTCCACGGTGTAATTCAATTCCTGGGCGGCCCGGCCAGGACGCCAAAAGCCAATAATGCTGGCCAACGCTCGATACCACCAAATTTGGTCTTGGGGTCCCGCCGAAAAACGAGCCCAAAACTCTGGGCCTTCCGCCTTGGCGTCAACCACCGTAGACAAAGCGTTATGACGTTTATCGGCCAAAGCCACGCACAACGCCGCATCGCTAGCGAACTCTAAGTCTTCGAGGTACTGCTGCTTGCGTAACAGCCACGGTGG
It encodes:
- a CDS encoding HD domain-containing protein — encoded protein: MMLSKRFSEAVEFARVHHEGHNRKGSPIPYLSHLLAVAGLAIEDAAADPGLQDQVEDIAIAALLHDVLEDTEVTADELEAAFGSVVREIVEECSDAEGPGNKPPWLLRKQQYLEDLEFASDAALCVALADKRHNALSTVVDAKAEGPEFWARFSAGPQDQIWWYRALASIIGFWRPGRAAQELNYTVERLCALANEAVGVTQPHWELAANETTGPTSRSYWVVDGRFAAGAYPGDGDWKPGDAAPEVVGEMLSAGLNCFVNLTEDLPGGGDSHLNMYDPFVSGQALIDRKPIPDMGIPPVEHMVTVLDAVDQHLRQGGNVYAHCWGGLGRTGTVVACWMIRHGLVSPEDALEELTRLRLGDAGAGHRRSPQTSEQCLFVTNWKEGQ